One Prinia subflava isolate CZ2003 ecotype Zambia chromosome 9, Cam_Psub_1.2, whole genome shotgun sequence DNA segment encodes these proteins:
- the RASGEF1A gene encoding ras-GEF domain-containing family member 1A isoform X3, producing the protein MRETMPQTPIFSSMLGSSCSGQVQPDMGERCVDPVYQDGNLVSGSLEALIERLVPTMDYYPDRTYIFTFLLSSRVFIHPHELLAKVGQICIKQKQQLETGTEAEKAKLKSFAAKIIQLLKEWTETFPYDFQDEKSMKELKEIAHRITQCDEENGTVKKIISQMTQNLLMALSARSQYQEIREKFRQPVTDKGTILKSKPQSTQKDILSVCCDPLILAQQLTYIELERVSNIYPEDLMQIVSHMDSLDNHKCRSDVTKTYNLEAYDNWFNCLSMLVATEICRIVKKKQRTRMVEFFIDVARECFNIGNFNSMMAIISGMNLSPVARLKKTWSKVKTAKFDVLEHHMDPSSNFCNYRTALQGAAQRSQSAHSSREKIVIPVFNLFIKDIYFLHKIHTNRLPNGQINFKKFWEISRQIHDFLTWKQVECPFEKDKKIQTYLLTAPIYSEEALFIASFESEGPENHMEKDSWKTLRTTLLNRA; encoded by the exons GAAACTATGCCCCAGACGCCAATATTTTCCAGCATGCTTGGTTCCAGTTGTAGTGGGCAAGTGCAGCCAGACATGGGAGAGAGATGTGTGGACCCTGTTTATCAGGATGGGAACCTTGTTTCTGGATCACTGGAGGCCTTGATAGAGCGCCTGGTGCCCACCATGGACTATTACCCAGAT agAACTTACATCTTCACTTTCCTACTGAGCTCACGAGTCTTCATTCACCCACACGAGCTCCTGGCTAAAGTGGGGCAGATCTGCAtcaaacagaagcagcagctggaaacgGGGACCGAGGCAGAAAAG GCAAAACTAAAATCCTTCGCTGCCAAAATCATTCAGCTCCTGAAGGAATGGACTGAAACTTTCCCCTATGATTTCCAAGATGAAAAATCCATGAAGGAGTTGAAGGAGATTGCTCACAGGATCACACAGTGTGATGAG GAAAATGGAACAGTGAAAAAGATCATTAGCCAGATGACACAGAATCTCCTGATGGCCCTCTCTGCACGGAGCCAATACCAGGAAATCAGAGAGAAATTCCGCCAGCCTGTTACTGACAAGGGCACCATCCTCAAAAGCAAGCCCCAGTCAACTCAAAAGGACATCCTGAGTGTGTGCTGTGACCCTCTgatcctggcacagcagctgacCTACATCGAACTG GAAAGGGTGAGCAACATTTACCCAGAGGATCTGATGCAGATTGTCAGCCACATGGACTCCCTGGATAATCATAAG TGCCGAAGCGATGTGACCAAAACCTATAATTTGGAGGCCTATGACAACTGGTTCAATTGCCTCAGCATGCTGGTGGCTACAGAGATTTGTCGG ATTGTAAAGAAAAAGCAGCGTACAAGAATGGTGGAATTTTTCATTGATGTGGCAAGAGAATGCTTCAACATTGGAAACTTCAACTCAATGATGGCCATTATCT CTGGCATGAACTTGAGCCCTGTGGCACGGTTAAAGAAAACCTGGTCCAAGGTCAAAACAGCCAAATTTGATGTTTTAGAG CATCACATGGACCCGTCCAGCAACTTCTGCAACTACCGCACGGCCCTGCAGGGCGCGGCGCAGCGCTCGCAGAGCGCCCACAGCAGCCGCGAGAAGATCGTCATCCCCGTCTTCAACCTCTTCATCAAGGACATCTACTTCCTGCACAAGATCCACACCAACCGCCTGCCCAACGGGCAGATCAACTTCAAG AAGTTCTGGGAAATTTCAAGACAGATCCATGATTTTCTGACATGGAAGCAGGTTGAGTGTCCTTTtgaaaaagacaagaaaatccAGACCTATCTACTCACAGCACCTATTTACAGTGAAGAAG ctCTTTTCATTGCATCCTTTGAAAGTGAAGGTCCAGAAAACCACATGGAAAAAGACAGCTGGAAAACGCTCAG GACAACTCTGCTTAATAGAGCCTGA
- the RASGEF1A gene encoding ras-GEF domain-containing family member 1A isoform X1, with the protein MLRLPSVKYETMPQTPIFSSMLGSSCSGQVQPDMGERCVDPVYQDGNLVSGSLEALIERLVPTMDYYPDRTYIFTFLLSSRVFIHPHELLAKVGQICIKQKQQLETGTEAEKAKLKSFAAKIIQLLKEWTETFPYDFQDEKSMKELKEIAHRITQCDEENGTVKKIISQMTQNLLMALSARSQYQEIREKFRQPVTDKGTILKSKPQSTQKDILSVCCDPLILAQQLTYIELERVSNIYPEDLMQIVSHMDSLDNHKCRSDVTKTYNLEAYDNWFNCLSMLVATEICRIVKKKQRTRMVEFFIDVARECFNIGNFNSMMAIISGMNLSPVARLKKTWSKVKTAKFDVLEHHMDPSSNFCNYRTALQGAAQRSQSAHSSREKIVIPVFNLFIKDIYFLHKIHTNRLPNGQINFKKFWEISRQIHDFLTWKQVECPFEKDKKIQTYLLTAPIYSEEALFIASFESEGPENHMEKDSWKTLRTTLLNRA; encoded by the exons ATGCTGAGGCTGCCTTCAGTCAAATAT GAAACTATGCCCCAGACGCCAATATTTTCCAGCATGCTTGGTTCCAGTTGTAGTGGGCAAGTGCAGCCAGACATGGGAGAGAGATGTGTGGACCCTGTTTATCAGGATGGGAACCTTGTTTCTGGATCACTGGAGGCCTTGATAGAGCGCCTGGTGCCCACCATGGACTATTACCCAGAT agAACTTACATCTTCACTTTCCTACTGAGCTCACGAGTCTTCATTCACCCACACGAGCTCCTGGCTAAAGTGGGGCAGATCTGCAtcaaacagaagcagcagctggaaacgGGGACCGAGGCAGAAAAG GCAAAACTAAAATCCTTCGCTGCCAAAATCATTCAGCTCCTGAAGGAATGGACTGAAACTTTCCCCTATGATTTCCAAGATGAAAAATCCATGAAGGAGTTGAAGGAGATTGCTCACAGGATCACACAGTGTGATGAG GAAAATGGAACAGTGAAAAAGATCATTAGCCAGATGACACAGAATCTCCTGATGGCCCTCTCTGCACGGAGCCAATACCAGGAAATCAGAGAGAAATTCCGCCAGCCTGTTACTGACAAGGGCACCATCCTCAAAAGCAAGCCCCAGTCAACTCAAAAGGACATCCTGAGTGTGTGCTGTGACCCTCTgatcctggcacagcagctgacCTACATCGAACTG GAAAGGGTGAGCAACATTTACCCAGAGGATCTGATGCAGATTGTCAGCCACATGGACTCCCTGGATAATCATAAG TGCCGAAGCGATGTGACCAAAACCTATAATTTGGAGGCCTATGACAACTGGTTCAATTGCCTCAGCATGCTGGTGGCTACAGAGATTTGTCGG ATTGTAAAGAAAAAGCAGCGTACAAGAATGGTGGAATTTTTCATTGATGTGGCAAGAGAATGCTTCAACATTGGAAACTTCAACTCAATGATGGCCATTATCT CTGGCATGAACTTGAGCCCTGTGGCACGGTTAAAGAAAACCTGGTCCAAGGTCAAAACAGCCAAATTTGATGTTTTAGAG CATCACATGGACCCGTCCAGCAACTTCTGCAACTACCGCACGGCCCTGCAGGGCGCGGCGCAGCGCTCGCAGAGCGCCCACAGCAGCCGCGAGAAGATCGTCATCCCCGTCTTCAACCTCTTCATCAAGGACATCTACTTCCTGCACAAGATCCACACCAACCGCCTGCCCAACGGGCAGATCAACTTCAAG AAGTTCTGGGAAATTTCAAGACAGATCCATGATTTTCTGACATGGAAGCAGGTTGAGTGTCCTTTtgaaaaagacaagaaaatccAGACCTATCTACTCACAGCACCTATTTACAGTGAAGAAG ctCTTTTCATTGCATCCTTTGAAAGTGAAGGTCCAGAAAACCACATGGAAAAAGACAGCTGGAAAACGCTCAG GACAACTCTGCTTAATAGAGCCTGA
- the RASGEF1A gene encoding ras-GEF domain-containing family member 1A isoform X2: MVLQSQETMPQTPIFSSMLGSSCSGQVQPDMGERCVDPVYQDGNLVSGSLEALIERLVPTMDYYPDRTYIFTFLLSSRVFIHPHELLAKVGQICIKQKQQLETGTEAEKAKLKSFAAKIIQLLKEWTETFPYDFQDEKSMKELKEIAHRITQCDEENGTVKKIISQMTQNLLMALSARSQYQEIREKFRQPVTDKGTILKSKPQSTQKDILSVCCDPLILAQQLTYIELERVSNIYPEDLMQIVSHMDSLDNHKCRSDVTKTYNLEAYDNWFNCLSMLVATEICRIVKKKQRTRMVEFFIDVARECFNIGNFNSMMAIISGMNLSPVARLKKTWSKVKTAKFDVLEHHMDPSSNFCNYRTALQGAAQRSQSAHSSREKIVIPVFNLFIKDIYFLHKIHTNRLPNGQINFKKFWEISRQIHDFLTWKQVECPFEKDKKIQTYLLTAPIYSEEALFIASFESEGPENHMEKDSWKTLRTTLLNRA, translated from the exons GAAACTATGCCCCAGACGCCAATATTTTCCAGCATGCTTGGTTCCAGTTGTAGTGGGCAAGTGCAGCCAGACATGGGAGAGAGATGTGTGGACCCTGTTTATCAGGATGGGAACCTTGTTTCTGGATCACTGGAGGCCTTGATAGAGCGCCTGGTGCCCACCATGGACTATTACCCAGAT agAACTTACATCTTCACTTTCCTACTGAGCTCACGAGTCTTCATTCACCCACACGAGCTCCTGGCTAAAGTGGGGCAGATCTGCAtcaaacagaagcagcagctggaaacgGGGACCGAGGCAGAAAAG GCAAAACTAAAATCCTTCGCTGCCAAAATCATTCAGCTCCTGAAGGAATGGACTGAAACTTTCCCCTATGATTTCCAAGATGAAAAATCCATGAAGGAGTTGAAGGAGATTGCTCACAGGATCACACAGTGTGATGAG GAAAATGGAACAGTGAAAAAGATCATTAGCCAGATGACACAGAATCTCCTGATGGCCCTCTCTGCACGGAGCCAATACCAGGAAATCAGAGAGAAATTCCGCCAGCCTGTTACTGACAAGGGCACCATCCTCAAAAGCAAGCCCCAGTCAACTCAAAAGGACATCCTGAGTGTGTGCTGTGACCCTCTgatcctggcacagcagctgacCTACATCGAACTG GAAAGGGTGAGCAACATTTACCCAGAGGATCTGATGCAGATTGTCAGCCACATGGACTCCCTGGATAATCATAAG TGCCGAAGCGATGTGACCAAAACCTATAATTTGGAGGCCTATGACAACTGGTTCAATTGCCTCAGCATGCTGGTGGCTACAGAGATTTGTCGG ATTGTAAAGAAAAAGCAGCGTACAAGAATGGTGGAATTTTTCATTGATGTGGCAAGAGAATGCTTCAACATTGGAAACTTCAACTCAATGATGGCCATTATCT CTGGCATGAACTTGAGCCCTGTGGCACGGTTAAAGAAAACCTGGTCCAAGGTCAAAACAGCCAAATTTGATGTTTTAGAG CATCACATGGACCCGTCCAGCAACTTCTGCAACTACCGCACGGCCCTGCAGGGCGCGGCGCAGCGCTCGCAGAGCGCCCACAGCAGCCGCGAGAAGATCGTCATCCCCGTCTTCAACCTCTTCATCAAGGACATCTACTTCCTGCACAAGATCCACACCAACCGCCTGCCCAACGGGCAGATCAACTTCAAG AAGTTCTGGGAAATTTCAAGACAGATCCATGATTTTCTGACATGGAAGCAGGTTGAGTGTCCTTTtgaaaaagacaagaaaatccAGACCTATCTACTCACAGCACCTATTTACAGTGAAGAAG ctCTTTTCATTGCATCCTTTGAAAGTGAAGGTCCAGAAAACCACATGGAAAAAGACAGCTGGAAAACGCTCAG GACAACTCTGCTTAATAGAGCCTGA